CCGGTTTGCCTTGCACTGGCTGGCCGGTCGTTACTGGCTGGCTGCTTTTTTCGGCTTGTTGGGTGGACCTTTTGCTTATTGGAGTGGAGTACAGCTCGGGGCGGCACAGTTCGGTGACAACCTTTTGTTCAGTGTGCTGAGTCTGGCCCTGGTCTGGGCGCTGGTCGTGCCATTGCTGGTTTGGTTGAGCAGTCGATTCAAGCCGTGCACCGGGCGCTATCGTGGCTTGGCTTGAACCCGGAGGTGCTATGCCAAGATTCTTTGGGGCGCTGATAGCAGGAATCCTGCTCAGTATGTTTGCCTTATTGCCTGGGGCGGTGGCGGCGGAAAAGAGTGCCGAGGCCGAGTTTCCCGAGCGTGCTGTATTGGACCAATACGAGTTGAAACTGAGCGGAACCGCAGTGCTGACCTGGGCTCTGCTGTTCGACGTCTATGCCGGGGCCTTTTACCTGCCGGATGGAGTCAGCGGCGCGGACTGGGCAGAGGATGTGCCGAAACGTTTGGACATTGCCTATTATCGTAGCTTCACGGCCGAGGAATTGGTTGCCGCTTCGGATCAATTGCTGCGGGAGAACCTGACCGAGACGGACTACCTCTCCCTGGCCAGGCGTCTGCAGCCGTTTTATCGATGGTTTCGCAATGTCGAGCCGGGTGACCGCTACAGTCTCGCCTATCAGCCACGAATCGGGACTGAACTGAGACTTAACGGTCAATTGCTGGGCACCGTCCCGGGAGCCGATTTCGCCGTCGCCTATTTGGGTCTTTGGCTGGGGAGTGAACCGATCAGTGAACCGTTCCGTGATGCCCTGTTGCAGGGTTCATGGTAAGTCGCTCGTGGGCAAGGCCGAAGACGAATCAAAATGGTCGACCTTGGCGTAGCGCCCGTCATCACCCCTTGATACAGATCAGCGGTTTCAGCCGGGCCACTTTGCGTGACAGGCCGGCCCGGTCCGCCGCTTCAATAACCTGGTTGACCTCTTTGTAGGCACCCGGAGCCTCTTCGGCCACGCCGCGCAGGGACGGGCTGCGGATTAATATTCCCTGTTCCTGGAGGGTGGCGATCAGCTCTTTGCCGCGCCAGCGTTTGCTGGCCTGGCGCCGGCTCATGGCCCGGCCTGCGCCGTGGCAGGAAGAACTGAAGGCTTGGGTTGCGCCGGCTGTGGTGCCAACCAGAATGTAGGATGAAGTGCCCATGGAGCCGCCGATCAGAACCGGTTGGCCGATGTCGCGCAGCCCGGGTGGCAGTTCCGGATGGCCGGGACCATAGGCCCGGGTCGCGCCCTTGCGGTGGACAAACAGCTTCTTGGGACGGTCGTTGACCAAGTGTTGTTCGAATTTGCAGGTATTGTGGGAAACATCGTAGAGCAGGCGCAGTTCAGCCTGGCGCAGTACCTTGGCAAAGGCTTCCCGGCACAGCTGGGTGAGGATTTGCCGGTTGGCCAGGGCACAGTTGATTGCGGCCCGCATCGCTCCCAGGTAAGAGCGACCGAGGGCTGAATCAATGGGGGCGCAGGCCAGTTCCCGATCCGGCAACTGCAGGCCATGACGCGGAGCTGCCGCCACCATGGCGGCGAGGAATTCGGTGCCGATCTGATGCCCCAAGCCCCGTGACCCGCAA
This genomic window from Pelobacter seleniigenes DSM 18267 contains:
- a CDS encoding chalcone isomerase family protein; this translates as MPRFFGALIAGILLSMFALLPGAVAAEKSAEAEFPERAVLDQYELKLSGTAVLTWALLFDVYAGAFYLPDGVSGADWAEDVPKRLDIAYYRSFTAEELVAASDQLLRENLTETDYLSLARRLQPFYRWFRNVEPGDRYSLAYQPRIGTELRLNGQLLGTVPGADFAVAYLGLWLGSEPISEPFRDALLQGSW
- a CDS encoding RtcB family protein, whose protein sequence is MSLKPEATTDPFVWRIPPQGRMQVPAIIYADRRLLGQMDSKVFEQLANVAGLPGIQGAAYAMPDAHWGYGFPIGGVAAFAAEEGGVISAGGVGFDISCGVRTLHTGLNREQLAARKTELADRLARDIPAGVGSTGPLRLNQRSMDQMLSGGAAWAVEQGYGSTADLERIEEQGRVEGAVPQEVSAKAKQRQQDQMGTLGSGNHYLEIQEVEQIFDAAAAAGFGLQQGDILVSIHCGSRGLGHQIGTEFLAAMVAAAPRHGLQLPDRELACAPIDSALGRSYLGAMRAAINCALANRQILTQLCREAFAKVLRQAELRLLYDVSHNTCKFEQHLVNDRPKKLFVHRKGATRAYGPGHPELPPGLRDIGQPVLIGGSMGTSSYILVGTTAGATQAFSSSCHGAGRAMSRRQASKRWRGKELIATLQEQGILIRSPSLRGVAEEAPGAYKEVNQVIEAADRAGLSRKVARLKPLICIKG